The Eubacterium sp. MSJ-33 genomic sequence TCCATAGTAATGCAGTGCCTTGCGAAGTGCCCCCTTCTGATGCTCCCGGATATAGACGGACAGGCTCTCGGTTCCACTTCTTAGGTTACCGATGCACATGGTGCTCGCATACCCATAGCCATTGACCTTGCGGAACGTCTGTACCTGCATCGCACAGGCAAATGATACGAGCATCGTCGCCGCCATATTGAACTTCTGCGGCATAAACCCAACCGCTAATAAAATCAATATCTCAATCAAAACAACGATCTGCCGCCAGTGGATTTTTCTAGCATTCTTATAGGTATGTCCAATCCGTTCTGCCACAAGTACGCCAAATGCAAACGCAAGCACCGGGAACAAGTAGTGCAGTGCGCGCATCCATTCTCCCTGCATCAGATGCTGGCTCATCAGCACAACATTTCCGGTCTGTGCATTCGAGAATACACCGTTTCGCACATTGTATGTGTACGCATCCTGAAATCCACCCGACAACGCCAAAATCGCACTTAATAAAAATGTCTCTGATGTCTGAATCTTTGCATGTCTTGATAATGTTTCCATCATAGTCACCTCTATATATTTCTCTATTAAAATATGCATGTTGTAAACAAATCTTTTGCAACTTTGTTACATTTACGATACAACTTCGATGCAATTCTACTCTATACTGCAATCAGATTCAAGAGCAGATATCATTTAACATGTATCTTTTACCAAAGGAGCAATTACTATGACAACCTTAAATGTGCGGATTCACGCACTAGAACATAATATCGAAATCATCAAAAAACTGGCTTCAGACTCCCTGATTATCGCTGTATTAAAAGGGAATGCTTACGGACTCGGTCTAAGCAAATTTGCTACCTTTCTGCAAGCTCGGGGAATCAAAAACTTTGCAGTCACAGAATTATCTGATGCTGTAGAACTCCGCAAAAAAGGAATTTGGGGTGAAATTCTGCTTTTGACACCGCTCTATAATTCAGAAGATATCACAAATGCGATCAAATATGATATTACACTCAGTATCACGAGTGTGGAATGTGGAATGATGCTGGAAGAAACTGCTTCTTATATAAATCATTTCTGCGCACATGCACATCTGTGCATCGATACCGGTTTTGGCCGCTACGGCTTCTTATGTGAAAAAACCTCGCAGATTAGCACTATCATTAACACGGTACATGCCATGACACATGTGCAGGTCACAGGAATTTATTCGCATTTTTACGCAGCATGTTGTAAGAATGAACGCTTTGTCAAAAAACAATTTGAAGATTTTAACAACCTTTGTACAACCCTCACGGACGCAGGGATTCCACTTGGGATACGTCATATCTCTTCCTCTTCCTCCCTCGTCCGTTTTCCGTATATGAATCTGGATGCTGTCCGCGTTGGCTCTGCATTTCTCGGTCGCCTCGCTGTTTCAAATCCATATGGCTTTGAAAATGTATGCGACCTGACTGCGCGTGTAGACGACGTGTACCAGTTGCCTGCCGGTCACAACATCGGCTACGGCAAATCCTGCCGTCTGTCGAAAGCGTCTACAACCGCCGTTGTGTCAGCCGGATATTTCCATGGGCTTGGCATGACACGCGAAGTAACCGCAAAACGGCCCTCCCCGCTCCAGTTACTTCACCTCTGCAAACGTGCCTGCTTACAGAAAAAGCAAACGGCAGAGTTTGAAGGCCAAACTCTGCCAGTCCTTGGTCAGATCAGTATGAATTCGTGCATCCTTGATGTATCCAAAACGCCCATTTCCATCGGCGATTTCGTGACCTTTCGAATCAATCCGCTCTTCGTAAATTCCGCGGTTCCACGGGTATACTGTTAGATTATAAAGAGAGATCGATCGGGCCATCAAATTTATTGATCTTCACGCCATTCACAAGTAAATCGTCACTGATTTCAATCACAATACAGTTTTTACCATCGATTTTCCGTACCTCGATAGCATCTGTCTGTTCAACCGGAAGTGAAACCTCCGTCTTACCGGACTTGATCTTCAGCTTATTGCTTCCTTCGAACACATTACTCAAAAGCACCTTTCCATTCTCTTCGGTTGCCTCATCGAACGTCTTCGTAAACGCCTGAATCTCCTCTTCTTCAAACCCGCTTTCCTCTAGGATACGCGCCGTCTCTTTCTTGTCAACGACCACTTCCTCCGGGCTGTCCTTTAACTCCATCTCATGCTCCCGCATGTTGGAGTAGATTGCCTTCGCCTTGTCAAATGTCATCTCTTCTACCGCTTCAATTGCATTGATAAACATCTCATTCTGCTTGCCTGCAGTTGCAGGAATCTCACAGCCAAACACATCCATGAGCAGACTGTCATTTAACTCGGACGGTTTCTTCGTATAGTAAAGTGCTGCGTGCACATCACTCATCCGCTCATTGAATGCCGGGAATAAGAATCCATTCATCGGCATCTCGACCATCATATTCCGCATCGCATTCTCCAGACTATTATCGACCGGATTGTATATCAACCCTGCTTTCGATGGCTTGAGCGGACAAAGCAGAGTCAAATTGAACTTGTACACGACGTCGGATGCATCCTCCATCTCGATTCCGTCCGCGGTCTTTCCCGGTACATCGTAGACTCCATACACCAGCATAATATAATAATTATCCACATATGCATAAGAATCGCGGATCTTCTCAAAATACGCCTGCAACACCTGCGGATCTTTCAGCTCGCTGTTTAACACCTGCATCAGCGTATCCCGGTTTTGCACAGTGATTCCATTCTCTGTGCGAAATGCCAGATTCAACAGATTCTTGCCTATCCGCCCGGACAAGCCCTTCTTAATCAGGTCAAAATACTTGTGCTGTTCTTCCTCCGGCAGGACAAGGAACTTCCCCTGCTCTAAGACATGCATTTCCTTATTCGCATCGACATAACATCCGGCAAGTCCATGAATGCAACAGTCGTTGTTCGTCATTATCTTTTTTATCTCAGTTACTTCGCTCTGTATCATAATTTCTATTTTCTCCTTATAGTTTTCTTACCGATTCTTTCACAATATCTGCATAGCTTACCAATGTAACATTTCCCATTTTCTCCGCCTTTTCCATACATCCTTTTGTAAAACCGGTTTTAGAAAAAAGGAAATAATGTACTTTAGTGTAATGGAACAATTCACTTCGATCAACCAAAGTCTCTAACACTTCCAGGTCAACATTTTCATTTCGCCATTTACATTCTGCAAAAATAGCTGAATTTCTGTCCTGTTCTCCCACTATGTCGATTTCTGTTTGAGTTTTCTTTCTGGGATCATTACCCCACCAACGTCCTAACGACGTAAATTCAATCGGTACTTTCCCTGCAAGAAGCAATTTCCACAAATATTGTTTACTAATTTCTTCAAACACGTTACCCATATAGTCATCAAGCTGTGCTTCAATTTTTCTATAAACCAAATCTGCTGCACCTCTTGCAATAACAGAAACGTTATCTAAGACAAACCGATACCAGAAATAGAACATATTATCCTCAATCGAATAAATTGATTTTCTGGAGACCTTTTCTCCATATGGAGTTTCTTTCTTAATAATCCCAAGTTCAATCAAATTCTTGAGATATCCAGAACATACTGTAGTACTTTCCCCCACCTTTGTTGATATTTCTGACATTCTGGAATGCCCCGTTGCAACAGCCGTAATAATTGCATTATAAATTGCCGGTTCTCTTACCTCTTGTTTCAGAAGGTTCATTGGCTCCTCATAAAGAAATGAGATTGGATTCAAATACGTATTTTTAATATTTTCCTCTACACTTAGCTTATCACTCATCTGAAGAAGATATTGCGGTGTTCCTCCAACAACTCCATAAATATATGCCTTGTCCTGATCTGTTAAGCCACTTAAATACGCACAACACTCATCAAAATCAAACGGCACAATTTTCATCTGCGCTGTCCTTCTTCCATAAAGAGGTGCTTTATATGCAAGAACATGGTCCTCCATATAGGACATAGAAGATCCACACAATATAAGCATTAATTTTGTACTATCTTTATATTTGTCAATCAACATCTGCAATGTTGACGCAAGGCTTTGTGATGTTCTTGCCACATAAGGATATTCATCTATAGCAAGAATAATACGTTCATTTTCCGCCAACTTAAAACCATACTCCAAAGCGGCCTGAAAAGATAAAAAGGACGTCTCGGTTTGAATACCACTACTAGATTCAATAATGCTCTTACTGAAATTCTCCAGATTCTGTTTCTCATTGCTCTCTACGCCCATAAAATAGATTGATTTTTTTCCATCCATAAAATGATTGATTAAGGCAGTCTTTCCTACACGCCGTCGCCCATATATTACTACGAATTCAAACTTATCCGATTTATATAGTTGATCTAAAGCTTCTAACTCTTTTTCTCTTCCAATAAACATCCTTACACCCCCTTTTCATATTTTTATCATAACTCTTATTTTTATTTTAGTCAATCATACTTTACTAAATTATAAATTACTAAAAGTACATTATACAAATTTCTGCATTTTTTTCTGCAAATAAAGTTAAAAAGCAGTTATAGGGAATTAATCTGCTAATATAGATATGCCAAGTAGGTATAATAGGTATGCTAAGGTTTTCAAAACCACATAAAAGAAAAAAGCCCCAAAACCCAGTAAATACAAGGTTTTCAAGGCTTTTTCACAAGCAGGGGATGAGAGAATCGAACTCCCGCCAAAGGTTTTGGAGACAACCTAGACATCCCTCAGAAGCCTTGATTTTACTGGGTCTTTTCACTTTCAAGTTTCAAATTATTCAAAAAATTATTCAGATACAGTGATATCTATAATTATTGAATTTATTTATACCAATTTAATGTAACGTGCATATCTACATTTGTCAAATACTTTGAATAATCTTCTAATGATGAAAGCTCATAAAAAGGGAAATCCACTTTCTGATTTTATAAATATTTATTCACCTATTGCAGAACTATTGTTCTTGCTTTATTATACATATGTACCTATTCTATTTTACACGAGGGGAGAAAACCAATGAGAAAGTTTAAGACAGCAATTTTATGTACATTTATTTCTATCGCTATGTTATCTACATGTGGATGTAGCAATCAGGATTCATCAAATTCTAATGTTGCTTCTTCTACCAATGCAACTGTAACTGATGCCGGAAAAGAATCTGATATCGAAAATGTATCTACAACAGAGTTAGCAGATCTTTCAGATAATCAGGAAGTTTCTGAAGAAACTACGGAAGCTATCACAGAAGAAAACACTACTACCGAATCTGCATCTGACAAAAAACAGGAAACAACTACTTCAAATAAAAAAGATGAAGCTAAGACCGACAACAAGAAAGCAGAGACAACTCAGCAGACAACAACTCAGACTGCAACTACACAAGCACAGTCAACAACTCAGCAAAATACAGAGCATCAGCATGTATGGGTTGATCATAAGAAAACTGTACACCATGACGCTGAGTATGAAGATAGGGTTGTGACTAAGTATAAGGATGAAGTATATAGTGTACTGATTTGCAACCAATGCGGAGCAGATATTACATCTATAGGTTCAACAGCACATTATGCAGCTTCAGGGACCATGATGATAAATTGTGGTACTGATGAAAATCCATGGTGGGTGGAAGTGGAAAAATGTAGTAGTTGTCATTCTGAGTGGAGACATAAAGATGTTCCATATAATGACACTGAAAGAGTCAAAGTTAAGGATGCTTATGATGAAGAAGTGACTGATTATCAGTATTGTAGTGGCTGTGGGCAAAAAAGATAATGCTGTGGAAATTGGAAGTTATAAAAGGCAGAATAGGAGTATTTTTACTCTGACAAGGACTCAGTTGAGAAACTGAGTCCTTTCTGCTTTCAAATGGAACAGAGTTCAATAAAGATCTCTGGGGCTTTGTACCACAGAGCTACATAGAAAATGAGACAGTTAGATGAATCCAACTGTCTCATTTTTACTTGTTGTTAAACCTTCCACTTAAACGGCAGGAACTCTCCGGTTGTTACTTATATAATATACAAATTCTGAAAAAATACAACTGATTTTTGTTTCTATCAGCAACGACTAAGCAACCAATGTGTAATCTCCGCTCAAAATCAAATCATACATCTTTTCAGTGAACTGCACAGAAAGAAGCTCCTGAATATCTCTGCCAAAGGTATAAAAGGAAGCATCCAATGTCTTAATTGGTAAATCTGTTCTTTTCTTTGCATCCTCAAATGAGATTGGAGAATGGAAGCTATGATTTTCAAGCTCGTAAAAAAGCATATACCGCTTCTCTCCATTTTCCAGTTCATGAACATGGATTGCACATGGTTCAAGCAGTCTAAGGAAGCAAGATTTCATATTATAATAATGTTCCTTTTTCTCCCTATACTTACCTTCATTATCATACTTATCATTGTAATATGTTCTCTCATATCGACAGCTTAAACGCCATCTGCGATATTCTTCCTGCTTATCTCTACAGTTTTTTGCCCTCTTATTACAGCTATAAAGAGCATCTTCCAACATTTTTGATGTAATGATTTTTTGTTTTAGATTCTTAATGTACTGTGTCGATGTTGTCATAAATTTTTCCTCCTGTTCTTATCTGTGAATACTATACCTATTATGTATCTGTCCTAACTATCTCATAGACCACTCCCTTTCTGCTTCTATTTTATAGATTGTCGTCGCTGCAACGTTTTTGCAAAAATTTCTCTATTTTCTTCCAATTTTTCGCCTTTTGACTGTCTTTTCTTCCAATGGCAGATAACTTTTTATAATCCACGTCATGCATTGTGCATATTCTTCCATGATTTTTTTGATTGCCTCTGCACAACGGAATGCCTGATCGGTCATTTGCTGATATTCTGCATCTGCCTCCGAACATTGGTTTATAAGCTGTTGCAGATCTTTGATATCTGTCAACCCATGTTGCCGGATTATCCCCTGCATATAGAGGTTTCTGTCTTGGATATTTTTTTCTTCCATTTGAATCTGTTTCTTTGCTGAGATTTTTTCTTGCACATTAAATATGGTATATTTTTTGATTTTCGACTCCAATTTTTCAATTTTTTCTGAAGATTTTTTATTTGCCTCTAAAGTCCGTTCTTTTTGTCTCTCAATCTTCTGTATTGTTTCTTGAAGCATCTGCAGTTTCCCCTGTAATGGTCTCAGCTTTTGATTGATAAGCTCTTGTTCTGCATATTTATGATTTAACTCTCTCTGAAGCTCTTCCAATTTTGCCTCTGCCTGTGCAGATAACTCACGCATACGCTCTGAGATACGGTCAATCTCTTTCTGGAGCATCAAAGCCATATGGTTATATTTTTTAATGTCCTCGTTGATCTGTTTTCTGTCTGACAACATTTTTATATATCTGCTGGATGCTCCCATATGGATGGAAGGTATCTCATTTTGTCTGCCTTGATTTTTATAAGAACGGCTGTCTACTCTTGCCTGATAACCTAGTTGTTCCAAGTGCTGGTTCACTGTTATCTCCCAGTTTTTTCTTCATGTAAGCTCTGCTTCCTGACTGTTCCAGATTTCCACAATGGGGTTTCTCCGTCCATATTTGCTTGTCTTGGGGGTACGTCCCTGTCGTTCCAGTTTTTTCAGAGTTCCTTCTGTGGCTGTCATTCATACAAATTTTCCATTCAGTTTATACTTGTACTGTTTTTCCCAGCCTTCTGTCTTTTTTATCTTGTATTCTTCTGCTGTGAATGCTTTCTGTGTTCCATCTTTGACACACAGATATTCAATTTTTGACTTTGCCTGCCATTTTCCCTTTTCATCCAGAGGGCGCATTGTAAGCATGATATGCGCATGTGGATTTTGAAACTGCATTTGATTTATGTCATGTACTACATTTCCTGCTTCATCCACAGGTTGTCCATATTGATTTCTGACTGGTGGTACATGGATGGAGAAATCTGCACACATTCCCTGATTTACAAAATTCTCCTGTACATAGTCCTGTACAAGTTTAATCTGTTCTGCTTCTGTCATTTCTATGGGAAGTGCAACTTCTATCTCTCTCGAAAGCTGTGCATCTGAGGATTTCTCTGCAAGTTCCACTGCATTTCATAATTTCTCTCTGTCCTTAAAACTTTCTGGAGCCTGTACCGGCAACATTATTTCTGAATAAGCAATCCATTTTTTATTTGTATAATCATGCTCTATCCCATCATATTCATTGACAAGTTTTGTACCGCTTCGATAGGCTGCGGAAGCTACTGCTGATCTGCCAGCTTTTCTTCCTATGATTTTCACACTTAAATGATATATAGCCATAACGTTGATTCCTCCCTTCACTTCCTTGGAAGTGCGCACTTATACATCACGCCATACTGGCATGATGGTGCGCTCTGCCGAGGGCTTTGTGGCATATTTACCTATGCCCTCTCACATGGTGTTTCTCCATGATCTTCTGTTTCTTCTGCTCTTTTTCCGGGTATAATATTGCGTCCATTCTCCTGATGATCTCGGAAGCTGTCTGTTGGATTGTTTTGAGGCTGTCCTTGAACTCTCCCATTTTCTGGCTACTGCTCCA encodes the following:
- a CDS encoding MobA/MobL family protein, with product MNQHLEQLGYQARVDSRSYKNQGRQNEIPSIHMGASSRYIKMLSDRKQINEDIKKYNHMALMLQKEIDRISERMRELSAQAEAKLEELQRELNHKYAEQELINQKLRPLQGKLQMLQETIQKIERQKERTLEANKKSSEKIEKLESKIKKYTIFNVQEKISAKKQIQMEEKNIQDRNLYMQGIIRQHGLTDIKDLQQLINQCSEADAEYQQMTDQAFRCAEAIKKIMEEYAQCMTWIIKSYLPLEEKTVKRRKIGRK
- a CDS encoding DUF4317 domain-containing protein, whose protein sequence is MIQSEVTEIKKIMTNNDCCIHGLAGCYVDANKEMHVLEQGKFLVLPEEEQHKYFDLIKKGLSGRIGKNLLNLAFRTENGITVQNRDTLMQVLNSELKDPQVLQAYFEKIRDSYAYVDNYYIMLVYGVYDVPGKTADGIEMEDASDVVYKFNLTLLCPLKPSKAGLIYNPVDNSLENAMRNMMVEMPMNGFLFPAFNERMSDVHAALYYTKKPSELNDSLLMDVFGCEIPATAGKQNEMFINAIEAVEEMTFDKAKAIYSNMREHEMELKDSPEEVVVDKKETARILEESGFEEEEIQAFTKTFDEATEENGKVLLSNVFEGSNKLKIKSGKTEVSLPVEQTDAIEVRKIDGKNCIVIEISDDLLVNGVKINKFDGPIDLSL
- the alr gene encoding alanine racemase, yielding MTTLNVRIHALEHNIEIIKKLASDSLIIAVLKGNAYGLGLSKFATFLQARGIKNFAVTELSDAVELRKKGIWGEILLLTPLYNSEDITNAIKYDITLSITSVECGMMLEETASYINHFCAHAHLCIDTGFGRYGFLCEKTSQISTIINTVHAMTHVQVTGIYSHFYAACCKNERFVKKQFEDFNNLCTTLTDAGIPLGIRHISSSSSLVRFPYMNLDAVRVGSAFLGRLAVSNPYGFENVCDLTARVDDVYQLPAGHNIGYGKSCRLSKASTTAVVSAGYFHGLGMTREVTAKRPSPLQLLHLCKRACLQKKQTAEFEGQTLPVLGQISMNSCILDVSKTPISIGDFVTFRINPLFVNSAVPRVYC
- a CDS encoding YoaK family protein gives rise to the protein MMETLSRHAKIQTSETFLLSAILALSGGFQDAYTYNVRNGVFSNAQTGNVVLMSQHLMQGEWMRALHYLFPVLAFAFGVLVAERIGHTYKNARKIHWRQIVVLIEILILLAVGFMPQKFNMAATMLVSFACAMQVQTFRKVNGYGYASTMCIGNLRSGTESLSVYIREHQKGALRKALHYYGIILIFAVGAGAGGICSMQIGVHAIWISCVLLLAGCLLMIKEER
- a CDS encoding ATP-binding protein, which produces MFIGREKELEALDQLYKSDKFEFVVIYGRRRVGKTALINHFMDGKKSIYFMGVESNEKQNLENFSKSIIESSSGIQTETSFLSFQAALEYGFKLAENERIILAIDEYPYVARTSQSLASTLQMLIDKYKDSTKLMLILCGSSMSYMEDHVLAYKAPLYGRRTAQMKIVPFDFDECCAYLSGLTDQDKAYIYGVVGGTPQYLLQMSDKLSVEENIKNTYLNPISFLYEEPMNLLKQEVREPAIYNAIITAVATGHSRMSEISTKVGESTTVCSGYLKNLIELGIIKKETPYGEKVSRKSIYSIEDNMFYFWYRFVLDNVSVIARGAADLVYRKIEAQLDDYMGNVFEEISKQYLWKLLLAGKVPIEFTSLGRWWGNDPRKKTQTEIDIVGEQDRNSAIFAECKWRNENVDLEVLETLVDRSELFHYTKVHYFLFSKTGFTKGCMEKAEKMGNVTLVSYADIVKESVRKL